The Haloprofundus salinisoli region TCGGCGTCCGAACGAGAGTTTCGGGCGCTGAAGGTACGGCTTCTCGAACTGGAGTAGAATCCGGCCGTCGGTCGGCGTCAGCCCGCGGTGGACGTCGAACGCGGGCGTGTGGTCTCTGACGTGGGCGGTGGCGCTTCGGATTCGCCACGGAGTGCCCGCGGTAGATTCGCCGACTGTCCCTTCCGCATCGTTGCCGATAGAACGGTTGTTCGCGTACAGATTCGCCGACGCCGTCTCGGTTTCGAGCAACGCGACGTCGCCGCTCTGTCGGATCGTGTTTCCGGTGACGACCGTCTCGGAACTCCCGACCAACACGCTGGGGAGCTCGGTGTCGACGTCTCCGGACTGGTGGATGTGGTTGTCCGCGAGTTCGTGACTGCCTGACCCGCCTCCGACGGTAATCCCCGGCAGCGTCGCCCCCCGGATGCGGTTGTTGCGGACCGACACCGCCTCCGCTCCGTCGAGGAGGATACCTTCCGAGCCGGGATCTGTGACGGTGTTGCCGTCGACGCGACCGTTTTTCGCGTCTTTGATTCGAACTCCCGTCTCCGCCGCCCCCGTGAGAATGTTGTTCCTCACCTCGAAGTCCGTGGCCGGGCTCTGGACGTTGACGCCGTGGCGGCTGTAGCCGACGAGTTTGTTGCCGGCGACGGTGATGTTGCTTCCGCCGTTTTTGGGGTCGATGGCGACGCCGGCGAACTTCGTCGTCTGTTTGGTCCTGAGTCCGTCCGTCGCCTGAACGCTCACGTTCCCTCGAATCGTCACGTTGTGGACTTCGCCGGGGCCGCGGACGTGACAGAACGACTTGTGGTAGCCGAAGCCGATGTTGTTGGAGATAGTGACGTGGGCACCGTCGCCGGACGCGCCGGGTGGCCCGCTGGCGATGCCGGTCAGGCTTCCCTGCGTACAGTTCCCGACGATGTTGCCCGTGATGATGACCGTGTTTGCGACTTCGTTCGTCCCCTCGGGCGACCAGAGGTCGCAGGCGATGGAGCGGTCGGTCCCCTCGGTGACGATGTTACCCGAGACGAAGACGTTCTGTCCGCCGAGTTGGATGCCTCGGTCGCCGTACTCGCGGATGCGGTTGTCGACGATTCTGACGTTCTCGCTGCCGCGTTCGACGCTGATGCCGCTGCCGCCGCTGCCGTGTTCGCGGTACGGATGGGTCCGGCTCACCGAGTTGCCCGCGATGACGACGTTCGAGGCGTCGCGGACGATGATTCCGTGGAGCTTCTTCGCGGCGTCGTCTTGGTTCTCGGCGTTACCGTGGTAGCCGACGTCTCGAACCGTCACGTCCCGACAGCGGGCGTTGTGTCCGATGCGGATACCGCCGACGTTCGCCCCGTCGGCGGGTTTGACGAGCGTCGGCACCCCCGGCCCGACGACGGTGACGCCGTCGACGTCGATGTCCAACCAGTTCGTCGTCCGGTACGGCGCGTTCTTCGGGTCGATACGGATGGTCTCGCCGGGCGAGAGGTTCTCGAACGCCTGTTCGAGTTCCCCGTCGCTGCGGACGACGTGGTCGGCGACGCCGCGAATGCGGCCGGTGTTCATCGACGACGTCGTCAGTCCGTATCGTCGCCACCCGTCCCGCGTCGAGACGAACGGGAGCACGTTGCCGGCCTGCGTCGTCGCGAGATAGACGTCCCACTCCGACGCGGACGCGGGCGGTGAACCGTCGCCGTCGATGCCTCCGCCCGTGATGCGGAGTCGTTCGCCCGGTCGGAGCTGAGACCAGCCCCCGTCGGCCGCGGCGTCGAGACTCCCTATCGAGGTGCCCCCGGCCGCAAGCAGCGCTAACAGTTCTCGTCGTGGTAGTTCTCTCATCGATTTTCGGGGCGGATGCGGTTCGTCGCCGGCGCTTCGACGCCGGGAGGGCGGTCAGGTGGTACTACACCCGCGACGCGGTAAACTGTAACGCAGCGATACCGAAGGGTGGACGGAGTTGACATTAGCCGCTCACTCGTGGAGTGCCGCCGCCAACAGCAAGACGGCGACGACGACGAGCACGAGCGCCGACAGCGACAGCCCACTGGACCCGAGCGACGCGATCTCGCCGCCGAGAAACACCGTGAGGACGCCGACGCCGACGCTCCCGGCGGCGTGCGTCGCTTCGAGGCTCTTCGTCTCGGCGGTTCGGCCGAGCTGTTCGCCGACGTTGATGGCCTGCTCGCCGAGGTCGTAGACGAGCACCGTCGCCACCGTCCCGACGAGCAGCGGTTCGAGCGTCTCCGGGTCGAGGAGACCGCTGACGAGGACGGTGAGAAACACCAGCGTCGCGCCCACCTTGAGCAGACCGCGGGAGCCGCTGCCGCGCACCGGTGCCAGCGCCAGGCCGACGACCAGGACGCCGAGCAGCGCCGGTAGCGTCCGAACGAGCGCGCCCGGACCGGTGGCCCCGCTGGCACCGAGAGCGACGCCGACGAGCGAGACGACGATGCCGGCTCCGACGACGAGCCAGCGCAGCGGCGTCTCCCGCCGACTCCGGAGCGTCGCTCCCACGCCGACGACGAGTACACCGCCGACGACGAGCGCCAGCGCGGCGACGGTTGCGTCCGTGACGTGTGCAGTCGCTGCCGCGGCGACGAGAATCGCCAGCGTCGCACTCAACAGCGCGGGCTTACGGACGAACGTCCCGCTCACGCCATCGCCCTCCGATTACTCGCCAGCGCGGACTCCAGCGACGCGTCCGGTCCCCAGTCGACGGTCGGGATGCCGGTTCGGCGGAGCGTCGACACTCGCGCGGCGCGTTCGGTCGCCGCGAGGCGCTCGCCGACCGTCGTCTCGTCGGTGACGTCCGGACTCACTGCCGTCACGGCGTGGCCGTAGGCGTTGAGCCGACGCGCGGCCGTGACGACGTCGTCGTCGCAAAGCGGCGAAAACAGGAATATCTGCGTGTTCGAGTCGAGTCGCTGTCGCAGCAGTTCGACCTGCTCGTCGAGCGACGGGGCGTCCCGCGGCGGCGTCGGGGCGAACGCCGGGTGCGTGTCGAACAGGCGGTGGAGTTCGACCCGCTGGTTGGTCCCGCCGCCGGGCGGGTGCCAGCAGAACTCGCGGCCGAAAGCGGCGACGCCGACCTGGTTGCGGCCGGCGAACAGCGGTTCGAGCAGTTGCTTCGCGGCGGCGACGCTCCGAACGACCGCGTTCGGTTCGTCGTCGAGCGCGCGGTACGCCTCCGGTCGAGCGTCCACGAGGAGCACGACCGACATCGACCGTTCTTCCCGATACTCGACGGTCGTCAGTTCGCCCGAGCGGGCGAAGCGCTTCCAGTCGACCCGGCTCATCGAGTCGCCGCGGCGGTACTCGCGGGTCCGGGTGAACTCCAGTCCAGACCCCTCGTTCGAGGAGACCACTCGACCGACGGTGTCGAGCGTCACGTCGCGGCCCACGGGCGCGTCCGAGCGGCCCGTGACGGTGAGCTCCGTCTCCTCGCTCACGGTCGTCTCGACCTCGTGCTCGCCGGTGATGTCGCGGACCGCGACGGTCGCCGGGAGGAAACTGTGCTGGCCGGACTTGGCCTCGATACTGTACTCGAAGGTGACCGACGAGCCGGGGCGGAGCGCGGCCCCTCGGCGGGGCGTACCGTCGACGACCGACAGCGCCGCCGGCACGCCGTCGACGACGCGGAGGTCCGCGAGCGTGTTCTCGCCGGCGTTCCGAAGCGTCACCGTCACGTCGACGATGTCGCCGGGATTCGGCGACCGGTCGGTCACGCGCCGGTCCAGCTCCAGCACCGGCGTCGGCGAGGAGGTGAGTCGCGGATACGCCGCAAAGAGGACGCCGACGCCCGCGAGGACGATGAGGTTCGGGCGGTCGGCCAGCAAGCCGACTGCGCCCGCGACGAACGAGAGCGCGACGACGCCGCGCCACCGGTGCGTCTGGTACTGACTCACCGTCGACCCTCGTTGGCGAGTCGCGCGATCTCCTCGGCCGTGCGGCGTGCAGCGTCGCGTGCACCGCGAACGCCGGATTCGGGTTTGGCCGGCTCACCGCCGCTGTCGCCGCGCTCCGCTTGCGACGAGGCTCGCCTCGTTCCTCTCGGCTCACCGCCGTCGGCGCGGAGCGACGACTCGGTTCGGAGGAACGCGGCGGCCGTCTCGTCGTCGGTCCACGTTCCCTCGTCGACGCGCCGTTCGGCCTCCGCGCGGTCGTATCCCTCGACCGTTCGGAGCGTCTCGACGGCGGCGCGGCGGAGGCGGTCGCGGAGCGCCGCACGTCGACGGCGTCCGAGTATCGGAATCGACAGTCGCCAGTCCGACAGCGCCGCGTCGAACTCCTCGCCCGGCGAGGGGGCCGACACAGGGCGCTCGGCGTCGGGCATCTCCGCCTGTTCGAGGCGGGCGCTCCGGCCGGACGCGAGCACGGGAACGGCGACGAGCAGACCGACGGCCGCGAAGACGGCCATCAGCAGGTAGTCGTTGCCGAGCAGGTCGACCAGTCCGTCGGTGGGGAGGAGGTCGCCGCCCACGAAGCCGAGCAGGAGGACGACCACGCCGGCACCCGCCAGGAGGAGACGGCGGACGTTCATCGGTCGCCTCCGGAGTTGCCGCGGAACCGGCGAAGGTAATCGCGGGCGCGCTCTCGGCGCTCGTCTGTCACCTCGTCACCGCCGTAGCGGACGCTCTCGTACAGCGACGTGAGTCCCCAGACCGCCTCGCTGTCTGCGCCGCTCCCGTGCTGCTCGACGACTTTCTCGCCGCGCTCTCTGGGCGTGAGTTTCGTCTCGCGTTCGAGGCCGACGGCGGCGAGCATCTCACACCAGGCCGCGGAAACCTCGTCTTTCGGCTTCGGGTCCCCGACGGGTTCGTCGGCCGCCGGCGTTCCGTCGTCACCGCTCGGGAGCCACCGACGCAGGAGGGCGGCCAGGCGGTCACGGTAAGTCAGTGCCGCGAGGAGCAAAGCGCCGAGGACGGCGAACGGGAGCAGCGCTTCGAGGAGGCCGAGCAGTTTCTCCCAGAGCGACTCTTCAGGCGGGACCTCGTCGCCGGTTTCGGAGTCCGAGCTGAAGTCGCTGTTGACCAGTTCTTCTTCGCGTTGGTCGACCGACTGTTCTTGCTGCTGTTGCTGTTGCGATTGGGTCTCTCGCTGCCGCTGACGTTGCGTGTCTCCCTCGCCACCACCCCCGGAGGGCTCCGTCATCGTCTGCTTCAGTTCGTCGAGTTGGTCGGAGCCGACGGGGAGCATCGACGAGTCGACGTCGATGAC contains the following coding sequences:
- a CDS encoding DUF58 domain-containing protein, translated to MSQYQTHRWRGVVALSFVAGAVGLLADRPNLIVLAGVGVLFAAYPRLTSSPTPVLELDRRVTDRSPNPGDIVDVTVTLRNAGENTLADLRVVDGVPAALSVVDGTPRRGAALRPGSSVTFEYSIEAKSGQHSFLPATVAVRDITGEHEVETTVSEETELTVTGRSDAPVGRDVTLDTVGRVVSSNEGSGLEFTRTREYRRGDSMSRVDWKRFARSGELTTVEYREERSMSVVLLVDARPEAYRALDDEPNAVVRSVAAAKQLLEPLFAGRNQVGVAAFGREFCWHPPGGGTNQRVELHRLFDTHPAFAPTPPRDAPSLDEQVELLRQRLDSNTQIFLFSPLCDDDVVTAARRLNAYGHAVTAVSPDVTDETTVGERLAATERAARVSTLRRTGIPTVDWGPDASLESALASNRRAMA
- a CDS encoding DUF7269 family protein, which translates into the protein MNVRRLLLAGAGVVVLLLGFVGGDLLPTDGLVDLLGNDYLLMAVFAAVGLLVAVPVLASGRSARLEQAEMPDAERPVSAPSPGEEFDAALSDWRLSIPILGRRRRAALRDRLRRAAVETLRTVEGYDRAEAERRVDEGTWTDDETAAAFLRTESSLRADGGEPRGTRRASSQAERGDSGGEPAKPESGVRGARDAARRTAEEIARLANEGRR
- a CDS encoding right-handed parallel beta-helix repeat-containing protein, with product MRELPRRELLALLAAGGTSIGSLDAAADGGWSQLRPGERLRITGGGIDGDGSPPASASEWDVYLATTQAGNVLPFVSTRDGWRRYGLTTSSMNTGRIRGVADHVVRSDGELEQAFENLSPGETIRIDPKNAPYRTTNWLDIDVDGVTVVGPGVPTLVKPADGANVGGIRIGHNARCRDVTVRDVGYHGNAENQDDAAKKLHGIIVRDASNVVIAGNSVSRTHPYREHGSGGSGISVERGSENVRIVDNRIREYGDRGIQLGGQNVFVSGNIVTEGTDRSIACDLWSPEGTNEVANTVIITGNIVGNCTQGSLTGIASGPPGASGDGAHVTISNNIGFGYHKSFCHVRGPGEVHNVTIRGNVSVQATDGLRTKQTTKFAGVAIDPKNGGSNITVAGNKLVGYSRHGVNVQSPATDFEVRNNILTGAAETGVRIKDAKNGRVDGNTVTDPGSEGILLDGAEAVSVRNNRIRGATLPGITVGGGSGSHELADNHIHQSGDVDTELPSVLVGSSETVVTGNTIRQSGDVALLETETASANLYANNRSIGNDAEGTVGESTAGTPWRIRSATAHVRDHTPAFDVHRGLTPTDGRILLQFEKPYLQRPKLSFGRRGGGIESVQYRTNDAGEFVGATLAVGGDGPLDLFVESP
- a CDS encoding DUF4129 domain-containing protein, which codes for MNRDGLLTIAVAACCLFSLGTAAGTLDSSVQTDPDDVIDVDSSMLPVGSDQLDELKQTMTEPSGGGGEGDTQRQRQRETQSQQQQQQEQSVDQREEELVNSDFSSDSETGDEVPPEESLWEKLLGLLEALLPFAVLGALLLAALTYRDRLAALLRRWLPSGDDGTPAADEPVGDPKPKDEVSAAWCEMLAAVGLERETKLTPRERGEKVVEQHGSGADSEAVWGLTSLYESVRYGGDEVTDERRERARDYLRRFRGNSGGDR
- a CDS encoding DUF7519 family protein, with the protein product MSGTFVRKPALLSATLAILVAAAATAHVTDATVAALALVVGGVLVVGVGATLRSRRETPLRWLVVGAGIVVSLVGVALGASGATGPGALVRTLPALLGVLVVGLALAPVRGSGSRGLLKVGATLVFLTVLVSGLLDPETLEPLLVGTVATVLVYDLGEQAINVGEQLGRTAETKSLEATHAAGSVGVGVLTVFLGGEIASLGSSGLSLSALVLVVVAVLLLAAALHE